Proteins from a single region of Gammaproteobacteria bacterium:
- a CDS encoding flagellin (structural flagella protein) yields the protein MAAVINTNVASLNAQRNLSQSQSQLTTSLERLSTGLRINSAKDDAAGLAISNRMTSQIRGMDQAARNANDAISLAQTGESAMAQMTTNLQRMRELSIQSGNATNTEADRKSLDAEFQQLLQENDRMAETTSFNGQKILDGSMQTATFQVGANVGETISVDINQSMRTDSVGSFANVSNALQGSVGTVVGAAAVPEDGLLDADGDIEINGTEIVAAKDYSTAASPDFKEGLAGAGKSAGSAFSIAEAINKAQDTTGVTATATGAEQEITAATISSAVVGTGDTYTMNINGTDIFTQGEGEKFTASELANAINNKSGDTGVTAKVGNDGGLTITAADGRNIEMTETIGGTGTGVSGYTGAGLTGTEVGSTMSKGSIELSSNAAITVTSDNTAGGDIFAGIAATGGSQNTTTTTLNSTDIRTVENANASIQRIDAAITQIDSLRGTFGAVQSRFESTISSLQSASENISAARSRIMDTDFAAETAAMTRAQILQQAGTAMVSQANALPQGVLSLLG from the coding sequence ATGGCTGCTGTCATTAATACTAACGTTGCTTCATTAAATGCTCAACGTAATCTTTCACAATCACAATCTCAATTAACCACGTCATTAGAGCGCTTATCAACTGGTTTACGAATTAACAGCGCCAAGGATGATGCTGCGGGCTTGGCGATCAGTAATCGCATGACCTCTCAAATTCGTGGTATGGATCAGGCCGCACGTAATGCCAATGATGCGATCTCGCTCGCCCAAACGGGTGAAAGCGCGATGGCTCAAATGACCACTAACTTACAACGTATGCGTGAGCTCTCCATTCAATCAGGTAATGCGACTAATACGGAAGCTGACCGTAAATCACTGGATGCAGAGTTTCAGCAACTTCTTCAAGAAAATGATCGTATGGCAGAAACCACCAGTTTTAATGGTCAAAAAATTCTTGATGGTAGTATGCAAACCGCTACGTTCCAAGTGGGAGCCAATGTCGGTGAAACAATCTCTGTCGATATCAACCAGAGTATGCGGACTGATTCTGTCGGTTCGTTTGCCAATGTTAGTAATGCGCTTCAGGGGTCGGTGGGTACAGTTGTTGGCGCCGCAGCTGTACCTGAAGATGGCCTTCTTGATGCTGATGGCGACATTGAGATCAACGGTACGGAGATTGTTGCAGCTAAGGATTATAGTACAGCCGCATCACCTGATTTTAAAGAAGGTTTGGCTGGTGCAGGTAAATCTGCTGGCAGTGCATTTTCTATTGCCGAGGCAATCAATAAGGCACAGGATACAACTGGTGTAACGGCGACTGCAACAGGAGCTGAGCAGGAGATTACCGCAGCTACTATTTCATCAGCGGTTGTGGGTACTGGTGATACTTACACTATGAATATCAATGGTACCGATATCTTCACGCAAGGTGAGGGTGAAAAATTTACAGCCTCCGAGTTAGCAAATGCCATTAACAATAAAAGTGGTGATACCGGTGTGACTGCAAAAGTGGGTAATGATGGTGGTCTCACAATCACAGCAGCGGATGGCCGTAATATTGAGATGACAGAAACAATCGGTGGTACAGGTACTGGTGTCTCTGGTTACACTGGAGCTGGGCTAACTGGAACTGAGGTTGGCTCAACCATGAGCAAAGGTTCAATTGAACTTTCATCCAATGCCGCAATTACAGTGACATCTGATAATACCGCCGGCGGTGATATTTTTGCAGGAATCGCTGCTACTGGCGGTAGCCAAAACACTACAACCACAACATTAAATAGCACTGATATCAGAACTGTTGAGAATGCCAATGCATCCATTCAACGCATTGATGCGGCGATCACCCAAATTGATAGTTTGCGCGGTACTTTTGGTGCGGTTCAGAGTCGATTTGAGTCCACCATTTCCAGCCTTCAAAGTGCTTCTGAAAATATTTCAGCCGCGCGTAGCCGGATTATGGATACTGATTTTGCCGCTGAAACAGCCGCGATGACTCGTGCTCAGATTCTACAGCAAGCAGGTACCGCGATGGTTTCTCAAGCCAATGCATTGCCTCAAGGCGTACTCTCTCTTCTCGGGTAA
- a CDS encoding sigma-54 dependent transcriptional regulator, translated as MSANLLVIDSDPQRCAAIKTILEFSEYGDVITSSYQDWQEKSRPPESIMAVLLGVSESENQLMTLFYALKAWDESTPVLLVFDKSQKKYIPEAVLNSALATLESPLKHSELSHSLNLAKVAYKKSKTESVRNTELFRSMVGNSRGILQVRKLIKQVANTSANVLILGESGTGKEVVARNLHYFSARRDHPFVPINCGAIPADLLESELFGHEKGAFTGAISTRKGRFELAEGGTLFLDEIGDMSLPMQVKLLRVLQERVFERVGSNKSISADVRIIAATHRNLEEAITNGNFREDLYYRLNVFPIDMPPLRERIEDIPLLINELIARLENDGCGTVRLTNAAMIALCQYEWPGNVRELANLMERLVIMFPSEQVNMHDLPAKFRKDDTDSNTTDTKLNISSSLLDISSSSILPRLPKDGVDLKEYLANLEQDLITQALEEADGIVAHAATLLGLRRTTLVEKIRKYELQTLS; from the coding sequence ATGTCGGCAAACCTGTTAGTTATTGATTCTGATCCGCAGCGGTGTGCTGCCATTAAAACGATTCTTGAATTTAGTGAGTATGGTGACGTGATTACATCGTCATATCAAGATTGGCAGGAAAAATCTCGCCCGCCTGAATCAATTATGGCTGTCTTGTTAGGTGTCTCGGAGTCTGAAAATCAGCTAATGACGCTGTTTTATGCATTGAAAGCATGGGATGAATCCACTCCTGTTTTGCTGGTTTTTGATAAATCACAAAAAAAATATATTCCCGAAGCTGTTCTTAACAGTGCTCTGGCGACTCTGGAATCACCTCTTAAGCATAGCGAACTCTCTCATTCGTTAAATCTGGCGAAAGTCGCTTATAAAAAAAGTAAAACTGAAAGTGTACGCAATACTGAGCTGTTTCGTAGCATGGTGGGCAACAGTCGTGGAATTTTGCAAGTTAGAAAGCTTATAAAACAGGTTGCAAATACAAGTGCTAATGTACTAATTTTGGGTGAATCTGGAACAGGCAAAGAAGTTGTGGCGAGAAACCTGCACTATTTTTCAGCACGTCGTGATCATCCTTTCGTGCCGATTAATTGTGGCGCAATACCTGCTGATTTATTAGAAAGTGAGCTGTTTGGTCACGAAAAAGGGGCTTTTACAGGAGCGATCAGCACTCGCAAGGGGCGCTTTGAACTGGCTGAAGGTGGCACTCTGTTTCTTGATGAAATCGGCGATATGAGTTTGCCGATGCAAGTGAAATTATTACGTGTGCTGCAAGAGCGTGTATTTGAAAGGGTCGGCAGTAATAAAAGCATAAGTGCTGATGTGCGCATTATTGCTGCAACGCACCGCAATTTGGAAGAAGCGATTACTAACGGTAATTTTCGTGAAGATCTTTATTACCGCCTGAATGTATTTCCCATAGATATGCCGCCACTGCGTGAGCGCATTGAAGATATTCCACTGCTTATTAATGAATTGATCGCACGGCTTGAAAATGATGGGTGTGGCACGGTACGTTTAACAAATGCTGCAATGATTGCTTTGTGCCAGTACGAGTGGCCAGGTAACGTGCGTGAGTTGGCGAACTTGATGGAGCGATTGGTGATTATGTTCCCGAGTGAACAGGTAAATATGCATGATTTACCGGCCAAGTTTCGTAAAGATGATACAGATTCGAATACCACAGATACAAAATTAAACATCTCTTCTTCACTCCTCGATATAAGTTCATCTTCAATATTACCTCGCTTACCTAAAGACGGTGTTGACTTAAAAGAGTATTTGGCTAATTTAGAGCAGGATTTGATTACTCAGGCACTTGAGGAGGCTGATGGCATCGTTGCCCATGCCGCGACTTTGCTGGGGCTGCGTCGTACGACTCTGGTTGAGAAAATTCGCAAATATGAATTACAAACCCTAAGCTAA
- the fliF gene encoding flagellar M-ring protein FliF — protein MAENKTGGLIAFQGLNKLPVLRQIGLMVGLAASVAIGVAVVLWSQSPNYQQLYSGLSETDMVSVTASLQGSGVDFKMVHSSGTVLVPSNQLQKLKLSMASQGLPAGKMTGFDILDQEQSFGTSQFIEKIRYQRALEGELATTISSMRNVQSARVHLALPKQSVFVRDRKPPSASVFVNLISGRSLSKDQVAAITHLVASSVPDLTNENISVTDQKGRLLSNKQQSPDMKMNSDQFEYKHRLENYYVKRIEEIISPMVGIEGIRAQVSAELDFTVIEQTEERFDPDQQAIRSEQITERQTQGRENVGGVPGALSNQPPEEAVLEDGAVGAVGTAVGAGGGSLNSSRRAVRNYEINKKVSHTRNPSGTIQRLSVAILVDERSTTNEEGVVESHPLSENEIANITTLVKETIGFDEARGDRVSVVNSSFYVPEAVVIEEPGLMDNPALMEGGKQLLGWLMVLILIFGVLRPVLRSLAEKGVAPPPALAVAALPDGGGGSSSLPVGALENKAGAGASQKELSPTALDHNMIAAKAIVDQDPKRVAQVMKEWISE, from the coding sequence ATGGCTGAAAATAAAACGGGTGGCCTGATTGCTTTTCAGGGGTTGAATAAACTTCCTGTATTACGACAAATTGGTTTGATGGTCGGGCTGGCGGCGAGTGTTGCCATTGGCGTTGCTGTTGTGCTGTGGTCGCAATCACCAAACTATCAGCAGCTTTATAGCGGTCTGTCTGAAACTGATATGGTGTCTGTGACGGCTTCACTGCAAGGTAGTGGTGTCGATTTTAAGATGGTTCACTCTTCAGGAACCGTTTTAGTGCCCTCCAACCAGTTACAGAAACTGAAGTTGTCGATGGCATCTCAAGGCCTGCCTGCGGGTAAGATGACAGGGTTTGATATTCTGGATCAAGAACAAAGCTTTGGCACCAGCCAGTTTATTGAAAAAATACGTTATCAACGGGCGTTGGAAGGTGAGCTGGCAACAACGATTTCATCCATGCGTAATGTTCAATCCGCACGCGTTCATTTGGCACTCCCCAAGCAGTCTGTTTTTGTTCGTGACCGAAAGCCCCCTTCGGCTTCTGTTTTTGTGAATTTAATTTCAGGGCGTAGCTTATCTAAAGATCAAGTGGCAGCGATCACTCATTTGGTGGCTTCAAGTGTGCCGGATTTAACCAATGAAAATATTAGTGTGACCGATCAAAAAGGGCGGCTGCTTAGTAATAAACAGCAGTCACCCGATATGAAGATGAACTCGGATCAGTTTGAATATAAGCATCGTCTGGAAAACTATTACGTCAAGAGAATTGAGGAGATTATTTCACCCATGGTGGGGATTGAAGGAATCCGGGCTCAAGTCAGTGCAGAGCTTGATTTTACCGTTATTGAACAGACTGAAGAGCGCTTTGATCCTGATCAACAAGCGATTCGCAGCGAACAAATTACTGAACGCCAAACACAAGGCCGAGAAAATGTTGGCGGTGTGCCTGGAGCGCTCTCGAACCAACCCCCGGAAGAGGCCGTTTTGGAAGATGGAGCCGTGGGTGCGGTTGGAACCGCTGTGGGGGCAGGAGGCGGTTCTCTGAATTCAAGTCGCCGCGCAGTTCGGAATTATGAAATCAATAAAAAAGTGAGCCATACGCGTAATCCAAGCGGAACCATACAGCGTCTTTCGGTTGCGATACTGGTTGATGAACGCAGCACCACTAATGAGGAGGGTGTTGTTGAAAGTCACCCATTAAGTGAGAATGAAATAGCCAATATTACAACCTTGGTCAAAGAGACGATTGGCTTTGATGAGGCTCGGGGAGATCGTGTGAGTGTCGTCAATAGCTCTTTTTATGTGCCGGAGGCTGTGGTCATTGAAGAGCCTGGGCTTATGGATAACCCGGCTTTAATGGAAGGTGGTAAGCAGTTACTCGGTTGGTTGATGGTTTTGATTTTGATTTTTGGAGTGTTACGGCCTGTATTACGCTCTTTGGCTGAAAAAGGTGTGGCACCACCACCTGCACTCGCTGTTGCAGCACTTCCTGATGGAGGTGGTGGTAGCAGCAGCTTGCCCGTTGGAGCACTGGAAAATAAAGCGGGGGCTGGAGCCTCTCAAAAAGAGCTGTCTCCAACTGCTTTGGATCATAATATGATAGCCGCAAAAGCGATTGTTGATCAGGATCCTAAACGAGTCGCACAAGTTATGAAAGAGTGGATCTCTGAATAA
- a CDS encoding DUF1043 family protein produces MDMTAILIAVACLVIGMIIGGFIGASLSKSAKETKGLRRELDQVRDELGTYKKQVRQHFSRTSELVNNMTSSYRAVHEHLASSAQDLCDGSVANLDLATPELLVSSNSDKKSGLESAATTSKTEAKENLAVKVQAASGAAAYDARTLFEKIGGDSKVAVATDIFIEKLSSDERTKEVYNSVSKSQHKAFLTFAFGGTDDYREKDLKNLNNAHFDVVMEHLNSTLSGLGMSPNLTTEVLNLVRSVHPTVDEKIAVDGVAKASLKNETPQVYH; encoded by the coding sequence ATGGATATGACGGCTATATTGATCGCGGTGGCTTGTTTGGTCATTGGAATGATTATTGGTGGCTTTATTGGAGCATCATTAAGCAAGTCGGCAAAAGAAACTAAAGGATTGCGCCGTGAGTTGGATCAGGTGCGTGATGAGTTAGGAACCTATAAAAAACAGGTCAGACAGCACTTTTCTCGTACCTCTGAACTCGTTAACAATATGACAAGTAGTTACCGAGCAGTACATGAACATTTGGCAAGCAGCGCTCAAGACCTATGTGATGGCTCTGTTGCAAATCTCGATTTGGCAACACCGGAGCTGCTAGTATCTTCTAATTCTGATAAAAAATCTGGGCTGGAAAGTGCAGCAACGACATCAAAAACAGAAGCTAAAGAGAATCTGGCAGTAAAAGTACAAGCAGCAAGTGGAGCCGCCGCTTACGATGCTAGAACACTGTTTGAAAAAATTGGGGGTGACTCTAAAGTTGCAGTGGCGACTGATATATTTATTGAAAAACTGTCATCGGATGAGCGGACTAAAGAGGTTTATAATTCTGTTTCAAAATCACAGCATAAGGCATTTCTAACCTTTGCTTTTGGTGGAACAGATGATTATAGAGAAAAGGATCTAAAAAATCTTAATAATGCACATTTTGATGTCGTGATGGAGCACTTGAACTCAACATTGAGTGGGTTGGGTATGTCTCCTAACTTAACCACCGAAGTGTTGAATTTAGTTCGATCAGTACACCCCACGGTTGATGAAAAAATAGCAGTTGATGGAGTTGCAAAAGCTTCCCTTAAAAATGAGACTCCACAAGTCTACCATTAA
- the fliS gene encoding flagellar export chaperone FliS encodes MKQSHSPIDQYMQVNVHGGTSDASPHRLIQMLLDGALDRIAVAKGHMARGNIAEKGRYIGLVISIIDGLRISLDKPGGGEIAQNLDDLYEYITRRLAEANLKNDEGMLDEITSLLKEVKEGWDAIPEEFRHQKNETIDEEREPVLLD; translated from the coding sequence ATGAAACAATCACATAGTCCAATTGATCAGTATATGCAAGTCAATGTACATGGTGGCACCAGTGATGCCAGCCCTCATCGCTTGATTCAGATGTTGCTGGATGGTGCGCTGGATCGAATCGCCGTTGCGAAGGGACATATGGCGCGCGGTAATATTGCTGAAAAAGGTCGGTATATTGGTTTGGTTATTTCGATTATTGATGGTTTACGCATTAGCTTGGATAAGCCAGGCGGCGGAGAGATTGCTCAAAATCTGGATGATCTGTATGAATATATAACAAGGCGTCTGGCGGAAGCGAACCTTAAAAATGATGAGGGAATGCTGGATGAGATAACGAGCCTGTTAAAAGAGGTTAAAGAGGGGTGGGATGCGATTCCTGAGGAGTTTAGGCATCAAAAAAATGAAACAATAGATGAAGAGCGAGAGCCTGTATTGCTTGATTGA
- a CDS encoding flagellar protein FliT, with translation MINRDNVMPRQQKTVQFQQLGKIVATSRKMLEYAQVDDWNSLVLLEKERSHLLSEFFQKPADESESNDIASAILLIQSLDKKTMEYVKSEHKTVSEELKKLNKGRRVNKAYLQ, from the coding sequence ATGATAAACCGTGACAATGTGATGCCTCGGCAGCAAAAAACAGTGCAATTTCAGCAGTTAGGAAAAATTGTCGCAACCAGTCGAAAGATGTTGGAATACGCACAAGTAGATGATTGGAATTCGCTTGTTTTATTGGAAAAGGAGCGAAGTCACTTGTTATCTGAATTTTTTCAGAAACCTGCTGATGAAAGTGAATCCAATGATATCGCCTCTGCCATTCTTCTCATACAGTCACTGGATAAAAAAACGATGGAATATGTTAAGTCCGAGCATAAAACGGTCTCCGAGGAGCTGAAAAAACTGAATAAAGGGCGGCGTGTCAATAAGGCATATTTACAATGA
- a CDS encoding sigma-54 dependent transcriptional regulator: MTHSHSPDSSQPPCAVDESSGVIAVDPESRKLLVLAKRVAMNNVTVMICGESGVGKEVMARYIHENSKYARGSFVAINCAAIPENMLEATLFGYEKGAFTGAHQASPGKFEQAQGGTLLLDEISEMALDLQAKLLRVLQEREVERLGGRKIISLNVRVLTTSNRDMKAEVAAGRFREDLFFRLSVFPLLIPPLRKRSRDILPLASIILKSFAASNGVIIPALTKRAEKLLLKHAWPGNVRELNNVLQRAMILKDAKARKIDVGDLQIECYDSSVATVFSTKVDDLKQLNENLKEHEHDLIIRALREAMGDRSVVAKKLGISPRTLRYKLAKMRERGMVV; this comes from the coding sequence ATGACCCATAGTCACTCACCTGACAGTTCACAACCACCTTGTGCGGTTGATGAGAGCTCTGGTGTCATTGCAGTGGATCCTGAAAGCCGTAAATTACTGGTTTTGGCCAAACGTGTGGCCATGAATAATGTCACTGTCATGATTTGTGGTGAAAGCGGGGTCGGCAAAGAGGTTATGGCCCGCTATATCCATGAAAATTCAAAATATGCCCGTGGGTCTTTTGTGGCGATTAACTGTGCCGCTATTCCTGAAAATATGCTTGAAGCAACTCTGTTTGGTTATGAGAAAGGTGCTTTTACAGGGGCGCACCAAGCATCTCCAGGTAAATTTGAGCAAGCGCAAGGGGGAACGTTATTGCTGGATGAAATTTCAGAAATGGCGTTGGATCTGCAAGCCAAGTTGTTGCGTGTATTACAAGAGCGTGAAGTTGAACGGTTAGGAGGACGTAAAATAATCTCTTTGAATGTAAGGGTTTTGACAACCTCCAACAGGGATATGAAAGCAGAAGTCGCGGCAGGGCGGTTCCGTGAAGATCTATTTTTTCGCTTGAGTGTATTTCCGTTGCTGATACCGCCTTTACGAAAACGTAGTCGTGATATTTTGCCGTTAGCGAGCATCATTCTGAAAAGTTTTGCGGCATCCAATGGAGTGATCATTCCTGCTTTGACAAAGCGTGCAGAAAAACTTTTGTTAAAACATGCCTGGCCAGGCAATGTTCGTGAACTGAATAACGTATTGCAGCGGGCAATGATTTTAAAGGATGCTAAAGCCAGAAAGATAGATGTGGGTGATTTGCAAATTGAGTGCTACGACTCCTCTGTAGCTACAGTTTTTTCGACTAAAGTCGATGATTTAAAACAATTAAATGAAAACCTCAAGGAGCATGAGCATGATTTGATTATTCGTGCATTGAGAGAGGCGATGGGTGATCGCTCAGTGGTTGCAAAAAAGCTGGGGATCAGCCCGCGAACTTTACGTTACAAATTAGCAAAAATGCGTGAAAGAGGTATGGTTGTTTAA
- the fliD gene encoding flagellar filament capping protein FliD: MAAITSAGIGSGIDIEGLVSQLMAAERAPATNRLAFKESRFLAELSGLGQLKGAMSQFQDSVTSLKNLSTFMARDAASANEELFTATASSSAVAGNYNVEVIQKAQVHKLMTEGFTDKNSEVGTGNLIISTGTKSFTIEIDDSNKTLEGISQAINSASDNPGVTATIINVDDGTGGTVSKLVMSATETGSDNALEIRVTNDGDGDNEDHGVGLSQLIFDKDYHNEYLTEINAFADLDAQIKIDGQMVTRSSNSIDDAIEGVTIDLQKAEIGTEVSLNISLDSGELNETISGFVSSYNSMIETMKSLSKFDPSGGPSGVFLGDSTLRNIQSQIRSVIASVVGDSNESAFTMLNEIGITTTAQGTLEINTSKLNEAMDQDFGAIGELFASDNGIAARLDASLSSFLNSDGVLDSRTKGIQGSIDRLSDQREVLDRRMQSLEARYRSQFVAMDLLLNQLQTTGGYLTSQLESLPGVVRRNR; encoded by the coding sequence ATGGCAGCTATAACTTCAGCAGGTATCGGTTCAGGAATTGATATAGAAGGCTTGGTTAGTCAGCTAATGGCGGCTGAGCGAGCGCCGGCAACGAATCGCCTTGCATTTAAAGAATCCAGATTTTTGGCGGAGCTTTCAGGGCTGGGTCAATTAAAAGGTGCAATGTCACAATTTCAAGACAGTGTGACTTCTCTGAAAAATTTATCCACCTTTATGGCGCGTGATGCGGCATCTGCTAATGAAGAGCTGTTCACCGCGACGGCAAGTTCGTCAGCCGTTGCGGGCAACTATAATGTTGAAGTCATTCAAAAAGCCCAGGTGCATAAATTAATGACGGAAGGGTTTACCGATAAAAACAGTGAGGTAGGAACAGGCAACTTAATTATCTCCACCGGTACAAAGAGTTTCACAATTGAAATTGATGATAGCAATAAAACATTGGAAGGAATCAGCCAGGCGATTAATAGCGCATCAGATAATCCAGGTGTGACAGCCACGATTATAAATGTAGATGATGGTACGGGCGGAACAGTCAGCAAATTAGTGATGAGTGCTACGGAAACAGGAAGTGATAATGCACTGGAAATAAGGGTCACTAATGATGGTGATGGGGATAATGAAGATCATGGTGTCGGTTTGTCACAACTGATTTTTGACAAAGATTACCATAATGAATATTTGACGGAAATTAATGCCTTTGCTGACCTGGATGCACAGATAAAAATTGATGGGCAGATGGTGACGCGTTCATCTAATTCAATTGATGATGCCATTGAAGGTGTGACCATTGATTTGCAAAAAGCTGAAATAGGCACTGAAGTTTCTCTTAATATATCTTTGGACAGTGGCGAGTTAAATGAGACGATTTCAGGCTTTGTAAGCAGCTATAACAGTATGATTGAGACGATGAAATCACTCTCAAAATTTGATCCGTCGGGTGGTCCATCGGGTGTATTTCTGGGTGACTCTACACTGCGCAATATTCAGTCACAAATACGCTCTGTCATTGCATCTGTTGTGGGTGATAGCAACGAATCAGCATTTACGATGTTGAATGAAATAGGTATCACTACAACGGCGCAGGGAACACTGGAAATTAACACCTCAAAATTAAATGAAGCAATGGATCAGGATTTTGGCGCTATTGGTGAGCTGTTTGCGTCCGATAACGGAATTGCAGCACGGCTTGATGCATCACTCTCTTCTTTTCTGAACTCTGATGGAGTGCTGGACAGTCGTACCAAAGGAATTCAGGGCAGTATTGATCGTTTATCAGATCAGCGTGAGGTGCTGGATCGTCGTATGCAATCGCTTGAGGCTCGCTATCGATCCCAGTTTGTTGCAATGGACCTGTTATTGAATCAGTTACAAACGACGGGGGGGTATTTGACATCACAGCTAGAGAGTTTGCCGGGTGTTGTCAGGCGTAATAGATAG
- the fliE gene encoding flagellar hook-basal body complex protein FliE, with protein MNEIDSSQMISQLRSMAALAQGQNSETGNVGKAVDFSALLGNAIDKVNHMQKTGGAMAKAFDAGDPSVSLPETMVAMQKSSIAFETMKQVRNKMVSAYQDVMSMPI; from the coding sequence ATGAATGAAATAGATAGCAGTCAGATGATATCTCAATTGCGCAGTATGGCAGCACTTGCGCAAGGCCAGAATAGTGAAACGGGCAATGTTGGAAAAGCAGTCGATTTTTCAGCTTTACTGGGCAATGCGATTGACAAGGTGAATCATATGCAAAAAACAGGCGGCGCAATGGCCAAAGCATTTGATGCAGGAGACCCGTCTGTCTCTTTACCTGAAACAATGGTCGCGATGCAAAAATCGAGTATTGCTTTTGAGACGATGAAGCAGGTGCGAAACAAAATGGTTTCTGCTTATCAAGACGTTATGAGCATGCCAATTTAA
- the folA gene encoding type 3 dihydrofolate reductase, protein MIISIIAATGNDRVIGINNQLPWKLPADMKFFRSTTMGKPIIMGRKTYESIGKPLPGRTNIIITRDLDFHAEGCIVAHSIEEALQQTGATKEVMIIGGASLYKQVLPLAQRFYLTRVHADFEGDSYFPEFNPQEWSLIERTDHEADERNAYDYSFLVMDKNHKP, encoded by the coding sequence ATGATCATCTCAATTATCGCCGCTACGGGAAATGACCGAGTCATCGGCATTAACAATCAACTTCCTTGGAAGCTTCCTGCTGACATGAAGTTTTTCCGAAGTACAACGATGGGAAAACCCATTATCATGGGGCGTAAGACCTACGAATCTATCGGTAAACCGCTGCCTGGGCGCACCAATATCATTATCACCCGAGATTTAGATTTTCATGCCGAAGGGTGCATAGTGGCTCACTCTATTGAAGAAGCATTGCAGCAAACAGGGGCGACAAAAGAGGTGATGATCATCGGCGGAGCATCACTCTACAAACAAGTATTACCACTCGCACAGCGTTTTTATTTAACAAGAGTGCATGCCGATTTTGAAGGAGACTCTTACTTTCCTGAATTTAACCCACAGGAGTGGTCTTTGATAGAACGTACAGACCATGAGGCAGACGAACGTAACGCGTATGACTATAGCTTTTTAGTCATGGATAAAAACCATAAACCTTAA
- a CDS encoding PilZ domain-containing protein, whose protein sequence is MNALIRGDQLGHSLTYQGDVPLRWYLPEKPLDAAQALQLQNKNESVLCKLLELDDIHVDVNDESRENHADLARLEFKVDLALELLNQLYMREINLPDVCPLTLNTAYAEWMDARSPSVNKYIHLEVFLDTKYPHSLVFPATVQSVIEKSGRFKVTAKLDFSGELVNESLEKLIFRHHRRSIAVSHQG, encoded by the coding sequence ATGAATGCATTAATCAGAGGCGATCAATTAGGGCACAGTCTGACATACCAAGGTGATGTGCCATTGCGTTGGTATCTTCCTGAAAAACCTTTGGATGCTGCTCAAGCTTTACAACTGCAAAATAAAAATGAATCCGTACTGTGCAAGCTGCTGGAGTTGGATGATATTCATGTCGATGTGAATGATGAGTCGCGTGAAAATCATGCTGATCTGGCGCGCCTTGAATTTAAAGTTGATCTGGCTCTGGAATTACTCAATCAACTTTATATGCGAGAGATAAACCTACCCGACGTATGTCCATTAACGCTGAATACGGCTTACGCCGAATGGATGGATGCACGATCTCCTTCAGTGAATAAATACATTCATCTGGAAGTTTTTTTAGATACTAAATACCCTCACTCTTTGGTTTTTCCCGCTACGGTTCAGAGCGTGATTGAAAAAAGTGGTCGTTTTAAAGTGACGGCTAAATTAGATTTTTCTGGCGAATTAGTGAACGAGAGTCTAGAAAAACTTATTTTTCGCCACCATCGACGCAGTATTGCAGTTTCACACCAGGGTTAA
- a CDS encoding flagellar protein FlaG, translating to MNDIGLENLQSISLSGLKPAVSPVIKSDSEKNSETVKNQQPIALKESSKVDESELKLAMNQIDDLMKNMQRELSFSVDKESGKTVVKVMDAQTREVIRQMPSEEALKLAQRIKEGHDFEGMLLNSKV from the coding sequence ATGAATGATATCGGACTTGAAAATTTACAAAGCATCTCTCTTTCTGGATTAAAACCAGCCGTCTCTCCTGTCATCAAATCAGACTCTGAAAAAAATTCTGAAACAGTGAAAAACCAACAGCCAATAGCTTTGAAAGAGTCATCAAAAGTTGACGAATCAGAGCTTAAACTGGCGATGAACCAAATAGATGATTTGATGAAAAATATGCAAAGGGAGTTGAGCTTCAGTGTCGATAAAGAGAGTGGCAAAACAGTTGTTAAGGTGATGGATGCACAAACCCGAGAAGTGATTCGGCAAATGCCATCAGAGGAAGCTTTGAAGCTGGCTCAAAGAATCAAGGAAGGCCATGATTTTGAAGGAATGTTACTGAATAGCAAGGTATAA